The window AAATAGATCAAAACCGTCAAGAAAAATCCCCATAGAGGAAAGGAACCATATTTTCCAGTGCATAGGAGACATCTCTGATTCATCAAGTTTTCTGTGGAGATAACGGCAGTTGTCAGTGTACTTTTGCTGTGAAGTAAAGTTTTCCATAAGGCATCTCTCACTTTGGATTCTATGGCAGTCTCTTAAAAGGAAGAGACCTGAAAACAATCAATATTAACGTTCAAGAGTTAGGGAATCCAGGATAAATAGATTGCTTTTTTAAAATATACCTTAAATATCTAGGATATACTAATAAGTACTTTATATATTAAAAATATATTATTTGGGGAAAACACAGAAAGTTTATATTATACATAAAAACCATTAGCTTCCGGCAATGTACTCCCGTTAACCAAGAGCCGTTCTGTTTTGTATATCTTATAATAGAGTATACAAAACCAAAAAAATTACAAAAAAAGATAATTTTTAACTGAAAATGCTGATAATTGCAGTTAAAATCCCGCCGTAGTCATAGGATACCAGAAGAATTACAAATGACAGCACTATCATAACGGCAAATACAGCAGGGTTCCACGACAGAATCTTTTTGCCGTCAAGGACACTTACAGGGAGAAGGTTGAAAAATGCAATCATCGAATTTACTGACAGACCTATAAGCCCTGTAAGAAACAGAATGCTGAATATTCCTGCCGAAACAGGGCCAAAAACCGCTGAAGCAATGATAAGCAAAAAGAAAGGCACACAAAGTATGAGGTTTGTAAGAGGACCTGCCAGTGAAATTATTCCGTTCTCCTCCTTTGTCATGACCCTTCCCTGCTGCGCATAGATTACTGTCGCACCGGGCGCTGCAAATACAACACCTACAAGCGCTGCAAGTGCAACTGCGACAAGAAGCATCTGGTTGTCCTTTCTAAACTCCGCCCAGTACCCGTATTTCATTGCCATGAACTTATGCGCAAGCTCATGCAGGAGAAAACCAAGGCCTACAGTTAAAAGCGATATGAAAAAATACAATGCAAATTGTGATACTGTCAGGCGGCCTCCCCTTATAAAAATAATCGTGAACGCGATGGCTATCGCCACCCATCCGATTAAAAGGTCATTTCTCTCCCTTTTGGGAATCTTAGATATAATATTTCCAAACATCTGTTACTCTATATTAGACTTTCAGCTATCATTATTTTTACCGCATTGAAATTTTTTTGAAGACATGACTGAATGTCCCGGTTCAGCCATCATTTTTTAGTGATAAACTGTGAAATTATTCTGTAATGGATTTGGAGTCTGCAAGAAACCGTATACAGAAAATAGATATGCAGATAATAGACCTGATTAAGAAAAGGCAGGAGTGTGCCCGGGACATCTGCAAAGGAAAGATTTGCGAAAAAATCCCGGTAAGGGATGAGGTGCAGAGAGATGCGGTTTTAAGAAGAGCCTTTAAAACTGCTGAAAAAGAAGGGCTTAACCCGGAACTTACCAGAAAAATATTTGAAATATTAATTGAGATGAACGAAGAGAAACAGACTGAACTTAATGAATAATCACCCGGAGTTTTCCGCGTTCACGGCCGAGATGATAATGTTTTCATCATCTATAAAGGCAGAAGAGAGAAGAATCTGAAGTTCACCTTTTCCCGAAGGGGAGAAAAGGCAAAGTTTAAAGTTTTTTACAAGTCCTTTTTCCCTCATCAGGCTGAAAAATTCGTCGCGAAGAGGGTCCTTCTTCCATACCGCCGTAAAAAGTTTTCCCGAGATACCGGATTTTTCAAGCCCGAAAACTTCCGCAAAGCTTTCGTTTACAATCTTTATCCTGAAATCAGGGTGGGTCAAAATGCATATTCCGACAGGGTTTTTAAAAAAAGCCTCGCGGAATATTTCAACGGATTTCTTCGCCTTAAACGGTCCGGGTGAAAACAGTCCTGACATTTCTGCGTACCTGCACATATTACAATTCAGACTTTCAAAAAAGACATTTTTTTTACAAAAAATATTGATCTTTTGATTATTTATTCGGAATCGCTGTTTTTTATCATCGTCCCTATACCCTCATGTGTGAAGAGCTCAATCAGTATCGTATGGTCATTGTTCCCGTTTATGATATGGGCATATTCAACGCCGTTTTCAATGCATTTTAGGCACGCCTGAAGTTTCGGGATCATCCCCCCCACTATAACTCCCTCATCTATAAGCCTGTAAGACTCCTCAGTCGTAAGGCGGTGATACGTCCTTGTCCTCTGGGCGTTCATCACGCCGTCGATATCTGAAAGGTTGATGAACTTATATGCCTGGAGCGCAACCGCGATGTCTCCGGCCGCAGTGTCGGCGTTGACATTGAGACACCTCCCCCTCCGGTCTATTGCAATAGGTGACACAACCGGGATATATCCCTTGTCAAGAAGTCCCGTCAGAAGTTCCGGGTTAATCTGTTCAATGTCACCCACGTGACCGAGGTCAACCTCCTCTTCTTTGTCCCCGACAAAGATCTTCTTTGCTCCTGCCTTTCTTGCAAACATGAGGTTTCCGTCCTGGCCGGCAAGTCCCACACCCTTTGCACCGAACTTGGTTATAAGGGAGACAATATTGCCGCGTATCTTTCCAACAAGCACCATCTGGGCAATTTCAAGGGTGTCGTTGTCAGTTATCCTTAAACCTGCGACAAACTTCGGCTCCTTTCCCATAGCCTTCATCTTTTCGGTTATTTCCGGCCCTCCGCCGTGGACCAGAACGACTCTCATCCCGACATAATGCAGAAGAACGACATCCTGTATCACGGTGTCAAGAACATCGGGGTCTACCATAGCATGACCGCCGAGCTTGATGACAATAGTCTTTCCGTGGAACTGCTGAATGTAGGGCAGAGCCTCCATCAGAATGTCAACACGCTTCATGTGGTATACTTCCCGTTTATCTCCACATACTTTTCGGTGAGGTCACACCCCCACGCCGTCGCCGAAAAACCTCCGTAGTCAAGGTCAAGTGTGAATATGACTTTTTTACCGTGCATAAGAGCCTTCGCTTCGGCTAAAGCTTCAGGGTGATACTTATTGTCTGCTAAAATTTCCCCTTTTTTTGCAAGAAGAACAGTCTTTTTGCCGTTTTCACCCGAGATGCTTACGGTAACGTTTTCAGGAGGGAATTCTACACCGGCACGTCCCGCAGCCGCAATAAGCCTTCCCCAGTTGGGGTCTTCACCGTAGACTGCCGTCTTTACAAGAGGAGAACCGACTATTGTTTTTGCAATTACCTCTGCGTCCTCCTCCGAAGGGGCGTTTGTTATGCGCACTTCAATCATCTTCGTCGCACCCTCACCGTCTTCAGCCATCTGCTTTGCAAGAGTTGTGCAGACCTCTTCAAGCGCGCCGCAAAACTCCTTATAGTCCACTTTTCCCTTAAGACCGGTAGCGGTCAGGAAAGCGGAGTCGTTTGTAGACGTGTCACCGTCCACGACAACACGGTTGAAGCTTCTCTTTGAAGCAGTCAAAAGAGCACGCTTAAGCTCGTCGGCAGTGAGTTCGGCGTCGGTATAGAGAAAAGCAAGCATAGTGCCCATATTTGGAGCAATCATACCACTGCCCTTGGCAATTCCGGCAACCGAAAAACCCTCGCGCCTGCACAGTGCGGTTTTCATAAGAAGGTCGGTTGTCATTATGGCCTTTGCGGCGTTTTCCTCCGACTTTTCGTCGTGACCGAGGTCTTTTGAGACGCGCCTGCACTGGTCCTCTATTATTTCCATATTGAGAAATCTTCCTATAACACCCGTACTTGCAACACCGATGTTTTCAGGGTCTGCAGAAAAGGCCTCCGCTGCAATCTCTGCCATCCTTTCGGCATCCTTCATGCCCTGTTCGCCGGTATAGACATTTGCATTTCCCGAATTCACAATAATGCCCTCGAGAAAACCCTTCTCAATCCTCCTCTTCATGAGAATAACAGGCGAAGCCATAAATTTGTTTTTCGTAAATACAGCCGCAGCAGTCCCCTTGGCCTTAATCAGCGCAAGCCCGTATTTTTTCTCCTTGATTCCTGCCGCATAGACTCCTTCAACTTCGCAGATACTATTCACTTCTCTAATCACTTCCTTCAGGTGTTTTTTCATTAAACAGACTTATTCCGCGTACTATGTCCTGCCGGGTCACTATTCCGACAAGCTTGTCATCACGAATAACAGGAAGACGTGCTATGCCTTCGTCCAGCATAAGCCTGGCTCCCTCCTCTATATCAGCACCGTCCTCTATTGATACGACGTCACTGCTCATAATATCCGAAACGGGACTTTCCCCGATATCCGAAAGGGCTTTTTTAGTCTTCTCCCAGTTTACGAACTCGCGTATAGGGACCTCTATAATCTCAAGAGGGGAGGGAAGCCACAGGTCGTCACTCAAATCGCCGGTTTCAAGAAGGGAGAGGATATCAGTCTCCGTTACAATACCGACAACCCTTTCGCCGTCCATTACGGGAAGCCCGCCTATTCTGTATTTTCTAAGAATACCTGCCGCTTCTCTCACCTTTGAATCGGCTTTAACCGTAACTGGGTCAGGAGTCATCACATCTTTAATCAGCATAGTCCAAAATCACTTCCTTAATTTTTTCAGGGGAAGACTGGCGCTGTCGTAAGGCCGTCTTTTTCGTCAAATCCACACATAATATTCATGTTCTGTATTGCCTGCCCGCTTGCGCCCTTAACAAGATTGTCAATTGCGGAGACAGCAACAACTCTCTTTCCGTCGCACTCAACCTTTATGTCACAGAAATTGCTTCCCCTGACGCCCCCGAGAGTGGGGTTCTGGAGGCGTACAAAGAATTCATTTTTGTACATATCATTATAGAGCTTTTCGGCTTCTTCCTGTGACATAGGATCGTCAAGGAGGATGTGGGCCGTTGTAAGAATACCACGGTTTACCGGCAGAAGGTGGGGTGTGAAATAGCACTGGGCTTTTGATCCGAGGAATTTTGCCTCCTGAATCATCTCCGGGAGATGACGATGGGTTGTCCATTTGTACGCTGAGAAATTGTCAGCAACGTTTGTGTACTGGTTTGCCGGGGTTGGGTTTACACCCGCACCTGACACACCTGTCTTCGAATCATATATTATTGTATTTGCAAACTTTGCAAGAGGTGCTGATGCAAGTGTCGCCCCCGTCGGAAAACATCCGGGGTTCGCCACGAACTGCGCTTTCTGTATCTCATCCCTGTGAAGCTCGCACAGACCGTAGGGGGCTTTGAAATAAGCTTTGTGGGAAACGCCGTAAGTCTTCTCGTAAACGTCCTTTGAAAGCCTGTAGTCCGCACTTAAATCCACGCACTTTATTCCCCTGTCCCTGAGAAGACCTGCGTAATTCATTGAAACCGTATGCGGAACCGCAAGAAAAACGAAGTCCGCATCTATATCGTTCACATCAGGGTTTGTAAATGAAAGATCTGTCAGACCACTCAGACCAGGGTGAAGTGAAGAAAGCGGCTTTCCCTCCTTCTTTCTGGATGTGACGCAGGTAACACATGCTTTTGAATGATGCAGAAGAAGACGGACAAGATCCCCTCCTGTATAACCCGACGCACCGATAATTGCAATATCCATAGGGAATAATATTGTATTCAGGCGGAATTAATTCTTTGTCCCGTAGCGCATATAGAGCCTGTCTGCTATTGTTTCAAGATTTTCGCGGTTTTCAAGGCCCAGAATTAAGTCTTCATCGATTGCTGAAGCCCCATACTGCGCTCCAAACCACGAACCGCATATAAACCCTATAGTATCTGTGTTTCCTCCCACTCCTGCCGCAAGGTACATCAGGTCAGGGTCATCGCCGAACTTTTGTATCAGGTAGTACGCCATAGGAAGAGTCTGGTAAACGCTTACATCGTTCCCGATTACAGATACCGACGATTCCAGACTTATATCCTCACGTGCTATCCTGAGAGCCTCACCTGTCTTCAGACCCAGATTATGATCCTCCAGAAAAGCGTTCTTCTGCGCTTCATGAAGGGGTTTTTCATCCCCGTCAAGGGTAGCCCGGATTAATGTCGCAAAGGATATTGCTGCGGCATGGGCACCGGGGTTTGTATGGGTGACTGCACATGCTTCGACAAGCTTCTCGCTCATCTCAACGATGTCATGAAAGGCAAGGGCAAAAGGAAGACCGAGAGGGATGCACCCAGATGTCGTCGAGTTGCACCCGAAATTTTCTTTTTTCGAGGACATATGACGACACGCTGTAACTACCGTTCCGTCAGGGAACCTCAGCTTTTTGTTTTCGTGAAGCCTCTGCAATTTTGAAGCGTAATTCTCAGGCGTGAAATTTCCGCTCACCAGAAGTTCGGCGCAGGCAAGCATTATCTGGGTATCATCCGTATAGCCGCCGGCAGGAAGAGAGGCGTTCGGGTGATTCCTCGGAGCTTTTTTAAACCCTTTTGTCATACTTTTCCCAAAGGCCGGAGGAGAAGTCTCATAGGGCATCCCGAGTGCATCACCTGCTGCCGCCCCAAGCACTGCACCCCTGTATTCGTTCTTCATTGGATAGTTTATTGAAAACTAACAGAGATTAATTCTTCGCAGGAGATAATAACAGAAAAAGACATTATGCAGGATAATTAAAAAACAATTTCAGGTATGATATACATATTTATTTAATGCAATAGAATTATAGATACATAACAATTCAAAAGTAACTTATTATATTTGAAGGTATATTTTTATGCTACATATTTTAATGGTTGATGAAGAACCGGAAATTCTTGAAATTGCCTCTATTTACCTCAAAAAATATAATGATTACTCTATTGAAAAAGCATACTCTGCAACAGAAGCACTCTCAAAATTATGCAATAATACTTACGATGCAATTGTTTCTGACTATGAAATGCCTGAAATGAACGGTCTTGACTTTCTAAGAAAAGTCCGCGATC of the Methanomicrobium sp. W14 genome contains:
- a CDS encoding peptidase M50, coding for MFGNIISKIPKRERNDLLIGWVAIAIAFTIIFIRGGRLTVSQFALYFFISLLTVGLGFLLHELAHKFMAMKYGYWAEFRKDNQMLLVAVALAALVGVVFAAPGATVIYAQQGRVMTKEENGIISLAGPLTNLILCVPFFLLIIASAVFGPVSAGIFSILFLTGLIGLSVNSMIAFFNLLPVSVLDGKKILSWNPAVFAVMIVLSFVILLVSYDYGGILTAIISIFS
- a CDS encoding chorismate mutase — protein: MDLESARNRIQKIDMQIIDLIKKRQECARDICKGKICEKIPVRDEVQRDAVLRRAFKTAEKEGLNPELTRKIFEILIEMNEEKQTELNE
- a CDS encoding PAS domain-containing protein, whose protein sequence is MSGLFSPGPFKAKKSVEIFREAFFKNPVGICILTHPDFRIKIVNESFAEVFGLEKSGISGKLFTAVWKKDPLRDEFFSLMREKGLVKNFKLCLFSPSGKGELQILLSSAFIDDENIIISAVNAENSG
- the argB gene encoding acetylglutamate kinase, coding for MKRVDILMEALPYIQQFHGKTIVIKLGGHAMVDPDVLDTVIQDVVLLHYVGMRVVLVHGGGPEITEKMKAMGKEPKFVAGLRITDNDTLEIAQMVLVGKIRGNIVSLITKFGAKGVGLAGQDGNLMFARKAGAKKIFVGDKEEEVDLGHVGDIEQINPELLTGLLDKGYIPVVSPIAIDRRGRCLNVNADTAAGDIAVALQAYKFINLSDIDGVMNAQRTRTYHRLTTEESYRLIDEGVIVGGMIPKLQACLKCIENGVEYAHIINGNNDHTILIELFTHEGIGTMIKNSDSE
- the argJ gene encoding bifunctional ornithine acetyltransferase/N-acetylglutamate synthase, which encodes MNSICEVEGVYAAGIKEKKYGLALIKAKGTAAAVFTKNKFMASPVILMKRRIEKGFLEGIIVNSGNANVYTGEQGMKDAERMAEIAAEAFSADPENIGVASTGVIGRFLNMEIIEDQCRRVSKDLGHDEKSEENAAKAIMTTDLLMKTALCRREGFSVAGIAKGSGMIAPNMGTMLAFLYTDAELTADELKRALLTASKRSFNRVVVDGDTSTNDSAFLTATGLKGKVDYKEFCGALEEVCTTLAKQMAEDGEGATKMIEVRITNAPSEEDAEVIAKTIVGSPLVKTAVYGEDPNWGRLIAAAGRAGVEFPPENVTVSISGENGKKTVLLAKKGEILADNKYHPEALAEAKALMHGKKVIFTLDLDYGGFSATAWGCDLTEKYVEINGKYTT
- a CDS encoding CBS domain-containing protein, which translates into the protein MLIKDVMTPDPVTVKADSKVREAAGILRKYRIGGLPVMDGERVVGIVTETDILSLLETGDLSDDLWLPSPLEIIEVPIREFVNWEKTKKALSDIGESPVSDIMSSDVVSIEDGADIEEGARLMLDEGIARLPVIRDDKLVGIVTRQDIVRGISLFNEKTPEGSD
- the argC gene encoding N-acetyl-gamma-glutamyl-phosphate reductase, producing MDIAIIGASGYTGGDLVRLLLHHSKACVTCVTSRKKEGKPLSSLHPGLSGLTDLSFTNPDVNDIDADFVFLAVPHTVSMNYAGLLRDRGIKCVDLSADYRLSKDVYEKTYGVSHKAYFKAPYGLCELHRDEIQKAQFVANPGCFPTGATLASAPLAKFANTIIYDSKTGVSGAGVNPTPANQYTNVADNFSAYKWTTHRHLPEMIQEAKFLGSKAQCYFTPHLLPVNRGILTTAHILLDDPMSQEEAEKLYNDMYKNEFFVRLQNPTLGGVRGSNFCDIKVECDGKRVVAVSAIDNLVKGASGQAIQNMNIMCGFDEKDGLTTAPVFP
- a CDS encoding ADP-ribosylglycohydrolase family protein, which produces MKNEYRGAVLGAAAGDALGMPYETSPPAFGKSMTKGFKKAPRNHPNASLPAGGYTDDTQIMLACAELLVSGNFTPENYASKLQRLHENKKLRFPDGTVVTACRHMSSKKENFGCNSTTSGCIPLGLPFALAFHDIVEMSEKLVEACAVTHTNPGAHAAAISFATLIRATLDGDEKPLHEAQKNAFLEDHNLGLKTGEALRIAREDISLESSVSVIGNDVSVYQTLPMAYYLIQKFGDDPDLMYLAAGVGGNTDTIGFICGSWFGAQYGASAIDEDLILGLENRENLETIADRLYMRYGTKN